Part of the Gigantopelta aegis isolate Gae_Host chromosome 15, Gae_host_genome, whole genome shotgun sequence genome is shown below.
tgcgattggcatatcaaaggccgtggtatgtgccatcctgtctgtgtgatggcacagacatatatatatgtaataattgtgattttattaaaaaatatctgtgtttttttaccatttttaaaaGTCTAAATAGATtatttggtgaaatgttcttctcatccagagctagccatgagaaatattaaatattatattatctgAGAAAAGTAACACATTTTCCTTTCGGTTTCGTTCCAGATTTGCCTAACGTCTGGAGGCAGGTTCGCCTTAAGGGTGAGAAGAAGATATGAGCTTGACGTGACCTTGATGGGCGAGACTCGACGCTCATGGAGTCTAATGGTCACGACGTCAACGCCTCCTACCACGATGACGCTGTCTCGTCGGCGTCCGGACTCATGCTGTTCAGCCAGTGGTTCTCCAGCGTGCACGGCTACGCCAGCGTCATCGTGTCCATCTTCGGGGTGTTCACCAACATCTTCAACATCACCATCCTCTCGCGCAGGGACATGCGCACGCCGACCAACATCCTCCTCACGTGTCTGGCGGTATCGGACATTCTGACGATGGTCCCGTACATTCCGTTCGCCATCCACTTCTACTGTCCGCCGGCGTCGCCCTTCGAGACGCCGTGGAAGTTCACCTACTCGTGGATCATGTACATGCTGTTCATGGTGAACATCACCGCCACCACTCACACCATCTCCATCTGGTTAGGGGTGTCCCTGGCCGTGTTCCGGTTCGTCCAGATGCGCTCCACCAGCAGGGGACCCCTCGCCAAAGAGCGGAGGATCAACCAGGCCAAGGTCATATCGCTCATCGTCTGCGTCGTGTCCTCGCTGGTCCTCATACCCAACTACATGACGAACGAGCTCGAGGTGCACACGCTGCCGGACAACACGACGTACTATGTGATCAAGGACCTCAAACTGGCCACCAACGAGACCAAGGAGGTGGTGCTCATTAACGTCGTCACTTACGCTGTGATCGCCAAAGTCGTGCCCTGTTTTCTGATGATCGTCTTCAGTGGCTCCTTAGTCTACACTCTGTCCTTGAAAGGGCGCAGCAGACGCAGGAGGCTCGCCAACACCGGGAAGAAGTCCAAGAAGGATTCGCGGCAGACAACTACGACCAGGATGTTGTTGGTCGTCATTGTGTTGTTCCTCCTCACGGAGTTCCCACAAGGTGTGTTGATTCTGGCCAGTGCGTCCATCCCGGGATTTTACCTGAATGTTTACTGGCCGCTGGGCGACCTCATGGACTTCGTGGCGCTGGTCAACAATGCCATCAATTTTGTCCTGTACTGTATCATGAGTCAGCAGTTCAGAGCGAGATTCTTCGAGATGTACCTGCGCAGGACGGTGACGTTGAAACCCCTCGAGGAAAGCATGACGACAGAGCGGATGTATTTGAAAGAACCAGCGACCAAAATGACTTCCACAGGGTGATAATAATCAAgagtgtataaaatattaccaatatttattttttattttcacatgTGTAGCGACCTCTGTGAGGCACCGCCGCTGGCGTTGCCGACCCCAATCACCTATTCAcgcctctcccctcccccaccttttaTATTCGACTCTCACGGTTCACAAACAATGTTGGTGGCTACAAATGtgtccccccccctcccccaccccaccccccaatacaACACACTGGCTACGTCAATGGCCGGGCACTAGTAGGATGACAGAGTTTTAGTCTGCTAAAGAAAAGgatggcacattttaaaactatggctgtttttttaatagtatgGCTATTTCGTCTCTTTGTTGAGAGAAATATATGGAGAAAATCCGCtgtgaatgtttttgttttttttttttttttttttactatggccaatcgtggggcactgattatcatgagaaaaaaacaacccccaccTATAACGCAAGTCAAAAGAGTACGATCGATGCTGCGTCCCATCGCTTCTCGTCTAACGCATAATCACTTGTTTATAGCTAACCTTTCTACAATTCGTCCTCCCTTCCCTACACCAAGTTTGGAAACCactatatgttagacactaaataaCGGTTTTTCTAATCTGCTAGGGTATTGTTAGAAACTACCCTTTGTtttccattcatctatccattggcgtagccaggatgtTGTATTGGGGGAGAGGACAACCGCACTTGTCTTGTGGggcaagataaaaaaaagaaaaagatacatatcccccacccccttccccGCACCGGCTACGCAAttgtatacataattattattactatacatAGTACTGAGAAATGAAAAGATAAACAAGCctaaatttacaaatgtatggTTGTTTTCCTATTAATAATCCTATAGTATTATAATCATATCTTAgtacaaacaaattaaacttgTAACTCCCTCACCCATTCGTCCAAGAACGAAAACAACAATGATACAAACCAATGAGAAAACTGCTGCCGACCAAGTCCGGAAATGTCACGGAAGTTAATTGGGAAAAATTAGCTAAACCCTATAGGGACTATGAACATGCTTTCATTTGCATAAATATGGCATTGTCGAGCGATGAAATACGAATGGTGCACACTCACTGGGAGCGATGGATTTTGTTTAGCATGTAAAAAGACATAAAACATGTTGATGCGTTTGTGGAAGGGATCTGGCCTCGGTAGTGTTGTGAATGAGTCATGGGACGTAAGGATGAAagctactgggttcgcatcccgcaATGGGCTCCCAATCAAAGAGTGTTTTTACGACTCAATGGGGAGGGgtaagggacggtccataaatatcgatgtgttttacaatccgaacaatgttcggaagggggtggggggggggggggataaaagccatgttcggattgcttttcaggtaaaacatcggCCCATCGAAGGTCAATGTTTCTTACAATTCGAAACAAGGGGGAGGGGATAAACGCCATGTTCTGATTGGCCAGCTTCTCCAGAAGATTCCAACAGGCTAATATTAAAAGTGCACAAATGCACTGTTTGTGGAAAGGTGTTCAGAACGAACTACAAGCTGGATGTCCACAGAAAACTCCTTGGCGACAAACGTCCACTAGGCCATCCCAAGTAGCCTCAAAATATGGACCGTCCCTTAGGGTTAATGTTTTATATCTACCAGTAAATATGTAAAGCCAACAGGTATAATCTGTTAATAAAAGTCATCTtgtagtacacattatatcaatgtttttatgttaggattagtggaggggggggggggggggggggggggggggggggggggggaggggtcaaacctaatcctaacattgttaggattataaaaaccattgacatttatggaccgtccctaagACAACTACACCGATTTgtccctcactaaccactaacgttTTGTGATCGACgagcgggatttaactcagtcggttgagtgctcgcttttctcgttccaaccagtgcactacaactcgacaaaggccgtggtatgtgttttcctgtctgtgggaaagtgcatataaaagatcccttgctgtattaggaaaaatgtagcgggtttcctctgatgactacgagtcagaattaccaaatgtttgacatccaataggcgatcattaattaatcaatgtgctccagtggtgtcgttacacaaaacaaacttagaaGTTCTTTTGTCCTggactgacaaccgcagtgtgtgcccaggataacgtgcttgaacgttaattcGATGTAtgcatgaaaatattttaatacaacatACAATGTGCCAGGAATGTGGTGTATAAAGCCCCAAGAAACAAGTGTTACAGTGCTATTATTTATATGTCAAACTATCTATGAGTGTGATGGGGAATGGaggagaaaatattaaaatgaactTTTGATAGTAAGAAtgagagaaagacacacacagaaagagacagagagagagagagagagagagagagagagagagagagagagagagagagagagagagagagagagagagagagagagagacagacagacagacagacagacagacagacagagacaggtcaggtgaaaagaaaaggaatatttagcGGCAAGTTagacattttaaactactgctCGCCTTATGCGCGATCGAtcaaggatcgattcccgtcggcgggcccatcgggctatttctcgttccagccagcgctccacaactggtgtaacaaaaaccgtggtatgtgctatcctgtctatggaatggtgcatataaaaaacattGCTAATTActaatgaatttttattttttttagcgggtatcctctctaagagagtgcgtcgataaataaaacatttccttccttcctctctcctaccggcctccgtggcgtcgtggttaggccatcggtctacaggctggtaggtactgggttcagatcccagtcgaggcatgggatttttaatccagataccgactccaaaccctgagtgagtgctccgcaaggctcaatgggtaggtgtaaaccactggcaccgaccagtgatccatagctcCATaattccatggtttgtgctatcctgcctgtgggaagcgcaaataaaagatcccttgctgcctgtcgtaaaagagtagcctatgtggcgacagcgggtttcctctaaaaaaaaaatcaagtgtcagaatgaccatatgtttgacgtccaatagccgatgataagataaaaaaatcaatgtgctctagtggtgtcgttaaataaaacatttccttctttcctctctaagactgtgtgtgtgtgtgtgtgtgtgtgtgtgtgtatgtctgtgtgtgtgtctgtgtgtgtgtgtgtgtgtgtgtgtgtctgtgtgtgtgtgtctgtgtgtgtgtctgtgtgtgtgtgtgtgtctgtgtgtgtgtgtgtgtgtgtatgtgtgtatgtgtgtgtgtgtgggtgtgcgtgtgtgtgtgtgtgaattacccaatgtttgacatccaatagccgattattaataaatcaatgtgctctagtgatgtcgttaaacaaaacaaaccttaaacgTTTAATCACAAACAATAACCCCTGTTCTGAACACagtccaggtagctgaggtgtatggccaggacagcgtgcttgaacattaattgaacATAAAGACGATAATGCAacgaaatgaaataaattattagatattagacttcatatatttattgaacTATATGCCTGCTTATAGGATATTTAAGCAACAAGTGAAATATTTGCTGACAAACCACATAAGTTATAACGCATACATATCATATCTTAAATTAGCGTTTAGGACATTTTTGTGCCAGTCCATAATAAGGTTCATGATGTTTTTGAAAACATAGTACAATTTGGGTATAATCTATAATGCATTTGACAATTTCCGGACGTTAATGTTGGTTTTACTGTCGTAAATTGGGTTCAACCCGGAACTGTGAGCGGATATTGTCAACTATAAAGTGGTTATCTCCAGGTTTAATGCATGTACTAGTTCCAGTATTATATTACTCACTTTTATCCTCGGTGTAACGGCCTCGGTGTTGTCGTGGTGAATCCATCGGACCATAAGGttcgtaggtactgggttcgcagccctgtaccggctcccacccatagcgagttttCACAGCtccgtgggtaggtgtaagaccactacaccctcttctttctcactaaccactaacaactaacccactgtcccggacagacagcccttgtagatgaggtgtgtgtgcccaggacagcgtgcttgaaccttaattggataaaaacacgaaaataagttgaaatgaaatgaagccGCTGTTTGTATCATGATCGATTTTAGAAGAagagtttcttttgtttaacgacaccactggagcacattgattaattaatcatcggccattggatgtcaatgACCGATTTTAGTTACGATCGTTTGTCATGTGACCTAAGCCTCGTCTCGCGTACGTTGAACGAGATTTTCAGTACTCGAGTTATTTCTATCGTTAATTTCAATTCAAATAATGGTTGGTGTTTTTGTgaccataaatatatttatgaataacaagaatTAGTTTTTAACACGATAAATGTTACAAGGAAAGATGTCATGAATCGTGTATGACGT
Proteins encoded:
- the LOC121390537 gene encoding G-protein coupled receptor dmsr-1-like, whose amino-acid sequence is MESNGHDVNASYHDDAVSSASGLMLFSQWFSSVHGYASVIVSIFGVFTNIFNITILSRRDMRTPTNILLTCLAVSDILTMVPYIPFAIHFYCPPASPFETPWKFTYSWIMYMLFMVNITATTHTISIWLGVSLAVFRFVQMRSTSRGPLAKERRINQAKVISLIVCVVSSLVLIPNYMTNELEVHTLPDNTTYYVIKDLKLATNETKEVVLINVVTYAVIAKVVPCFLMIVFSGSLVYTLSLKGRSRRRRLANTGKKSKKDSRQTTTTRMLLVVIVLFLLTEFPQGVLILASASIPGFYLNVYWPLGDLMDFVALVNNAINFVLYCIMSQQFRARFFEMYLRRTVTLKPLEESMTTERMYLKEPATKMTSTG